The Streptomyces sp. NBC_00459 DNA segment GCGGTCATCGGGGTGTCCACGGACAGTCCGGGGGTCAGGGTCCGCAGGTCGGCCGCGGGAACACTGAGGCCGGCCTGGTCGAAGCCCTTCCCGAGCACCTGGGGCAGCGGTGCCTCGGCCGACAGACCGGGCAGCGCGGCGCCCATCGGCACCTGCGGCAGCGCGCTGGCCGGAATCATCTGTCCCTCGACGTACCGCGGTCCCTCGGGCACGCCCGGCGTCAGCAGGGGCAGTTCACCGCCGACCTTGGGCAGGCTCACGTTGAGCGACTTCTCCACGCCGTCCAGCGGGACGGGTACGGGGACCGTGTCGGCCGCGACGGCGGGGGCCGCGCCCACCGCCGCCGCCACGCCGGTGAGGACAGCGGCGGCAAGGATTCGAGTGGTCGACTTCATGACAAGTACGGTCCTTTTCAGGAATCAGGGGGTGTTCGTCCGTATCGCGTAACGATCCCGAGAACCGCATCAGCTCAAGATTCCCCCGTGTGGTGCATTAGTCGTCCGATCAGCCCGGAACAGCGGCCCCCGGTCCGGACGGCCGACCTGCCCGTCCGGGCCTCGGACTTCGCCGCTCGCCCCACGGCTGTTCGCTCGGCCGTCAGCGCAGGCTGCGGGCCGGGAGGATGACGTGAGCGGCGGCGGTGAGGGTCTCGTCGGCACCCGCGAAGGCGGCCAGGGCCTCCGGCTCGATGGGCTTGCCGGGCTGGGCCTCGGGCCAGGGGCGGGTGGTGAACACCAGGTAGGCGAAGCCCCGTTCGGCGACCGCGGTGAGCCACTCCGGGGGCGGGGTGCACTGGGCGTTGAGCTGCGGCATGTTGACGACGGCCGAACCGGACTCGACGAGCAGGCTGACCGGCAGGCTCGGCTGGGTGGAGCCGTCGACGATGTCGCCGCCGACCGGCAGACCGGTGTTGGCGAGGAGCTGCTCGACGGCGACGGCCGAGGCCTCCGGGCCGCCCTCGCCGTCCCCGAGGGAATAGGCGAGGAGGTAGGGCATGTCGCCGTCGGGGGCCTCACCGCTCCAGGCCATCACGACGAGCGTGCCCAGGTCGGCGATGCGGAAAGGGCGCGTTTCGCTTGAGGTTGAGGTCACCGCGGAACCTTATCGACGGGATTTGACTCGTCCGGCCGCGTTCTCACTCGACCGGGGGATTTCCCGCCGGTATCCACACGAAAGAGGGACGGTACTCGAACAACACGAAGGACCGATTCCGCGCGGCGGAATCGGTCCTGTCGAAACCCGTGTCAGCCCTGGAGGGGGAGTCCGCCGAGCAGCCCACCGGTCGAGTTGAGGGCGGTCGTCGCACCCTTCACCGTGCTG contains these protein-coding regions:
- a CDS encoding DUF5949 family protein; protein product: MTSTSSETRPFRIADLGTLVVMAWSGEAPDGDMPYLLAYSLGDGEGGPEASAVAVEQLLANTGLPVGGDIVDGSTQPSLPVSLLVESGSAVVNMPQLNAQCTPPPEWLTAVAERGFAYLVFTTRPWPEAQPGKPIEPEALAAFAGADETLTAAAHVILPARSLR